The sequence TTATGAATCACCTGAAAACAGAAATGAGTGTTGCAGGATAAGAAAAGTTGAACCATTAAACAGAGCACTTAAAGACATTGATCTTTGGATAACCGGTCTTAGAGCTGAACAGTCAGAAACAAGAACTGAATTAACATTTTTTGAAGAAAATAAAACGTATAATCTAATTAAATTCAATCCGGTGTTAAAATGGTCATTAGATGATATTATTAAACACATTAAAACTAATGAAGTGCCGTATAACGACTTATATAATAAAGGCTTTATAAGTGTAGGCTGTGCACCTTGCACAAGAGCTGTAAAACTCGGAGAAGAAATCAGAGCAGGAAGATGGTGGTGGGAAAGTAAAGAAAAAAAGGAATGTGGTATCCATGTTTCACAAAATGAAAACTTGAGGTTTAAAATTATAAATTATAAATAAAGATCAAATAAATACGAATTTTCAAACAATATGAATAAATACAATTTAAATCATTTAAGAGAATTAGAAGCAGAATCAATTTTCATTTTCAGAGAAGTTGCTGCTCAATTTGATAATCCTGTAATCCTGTTTTCAGGAGGAAAAGACTCAATTGTTATGTTTCATCTGGCAAGAAAAGCATTTTATCCTGCAAAAGTACCAATACCTTTATTACATATAGATACAGGGCATAATTTTAAAGAAACCCTGAAATTTAGAGACGATCTCGTTGAAAAATATGGTGTTAAGCTTTATGTTGGTTCTGTTCAAAAAACTATTGACCAAGGGAAAGTTCAAGAAGAAACCGGTTATAATGCAAGTCGTAATGTAT is a genomic window of Bacteroidales bacterium containing:
- a CDS encoding phosphoadenylyl-sulfate reductase — protein: MVNQLTKELEDRSIIDQLKILAEKFKNKIAFSTSFGLGDQVITDIIFSNNIPVKVFTLDTGRLFEDTYKVWDKTLKKYKKNIIPYFPNKEDVEKMVSEKGINSFYESPENRNECCRIRKVEPLNRALKDIDLWITGLRAEQSETRTELTFFEENKTYNLIKFNPVLKWSLDDIIKHIKTNEVPYNDLYNKGFISVGCAPCTRAVKLGEEIRAGRWWWESKEKKECGIHVSQNENLRFKIINYK